A single region of the Paramicrobacterium fandaimingii genome encodes:
- a CDS encoding NAD(P)H-dependent glycerol-3-phosphate dehydrogenase translates to MSRKTTAARVAVIGSGSWGTTFGKILADGGSDVTMWARRTEVARDIAKNHRNQDYLPGIELPARMTAVTGLADAVAGARHVFVAVPSQSLRDNLVELRPHLPQGASVVSLMKGVERSSGMRMSQVIEQTLDWDPALVAAASGPNLALEIAKEQPTAAVISSQSLETAQAIALLARNSYFRTFVNTDVIGTEFGGVLKNLIAVAIGIVDGVGYGENTKASIITRGLVEMTDFAVALGAQPETLSGLAGLGDLIATCQSPLSRNNTAGRLLGQGYSFSSVVKQMQQTAEGLASVGPILEMAESVGVNMPIVQQVKQVLDGTLDPKGIAPHLTTDSDEPQGERTTDDAEVAGGGAVWGALKRAFDQLRNGGGSAGSD, encoded by the coding sequence TTGAGTCGTAAGACGACGGCGGCGCGCGTGGCCGTGATCGGCTCGGGCAGCTGGGGCACGACGTTCGGCAAGATTCTCGCCGACGGCGGCAGTGATGTGACCATGTGGGCACGCCGCACCGAGGTTGCCCGCGATATTGCGAAGAACCACCGCAATCAGGACTACCTGCCGGGAATCGAGCTTCCCGCGCGCATGACCGCGGTGACCGGTCTTGCGGATGCTGTAGCTGGAGCGCGGCACGTCTTCGTCGCCGTGCCGAGCCAATCCCTTCGCGACAACCTCGTCGAGCTTCGACCGCACCTTCCACAGGGGGCGAGCGTTGTGTCGCTCATGAAAGGCGTCGAGCGCAGCTCGGGAATGCGCATGAGCCAGGTGATTGAGCAGACACTTGACTGGGATCCGGCACTCGTCGCCGCGGCATCCGGCCCGAATCTCGCTCTCGAAATCGCCAAGGAACAGCCGACCGCCGCTGTCATCTCATCGCAGAGCCTTGAAACGGCACAGGCGATCGCGCTTCTCGCTCGCAATTCGTACTTTCGCACCTTCGTCAATACCGACGTGATCGGCACAGAGTTCGGCGGCGTGCTGAAAAACCTCATTGCCGTGGCAATCGGCATTGTCGACGGTGTCGGCTACGGTGAGAACACCAAGGCTTCGATCATCACACGCGGGCTCGTCGAGATGACGGACTTCGCCGTCGCTCTGGGCGCGCAGCCCGAGACGCTCTCGGGGCTCGCGGGGCTCGGCGACCTCATCGCGACGTGCCAATCGCCGCTCTCTCGCAACAACACGGCCGGACGTCTGCTCGGTCAAGGGTATAGTTTCTCGTCGGTCGTCAAACAGATGCAGCAGACAGCTGAAGGTCTGGCCTCGGTCGGGCCCATACTCGAGATGGCGGAGTCGGTCGGCGTAAACATGCCGATCGTTCAGCAGGTCAAGCAGGTTCTCGATGGAACGCTCGACCCGAAGGGCATTGCTCCGCACCTGACCACTGATTCTGACGAGCCACAAGGGGAGAGGACGACTGATGACGCGGAAGTTGCGGGTGGCGGTGCTGTTTGGGGGGCTCTCAAGCGAGCATTCGATCAGCTGCGCAACGGCGGGGGGAGTGCTGGGAGCGATTGA
- a CDS encoding D-alanine--D-alanine ligase family protein has translation MTRKLRVAVLFGGLSSEHSISCATAGGVLGAIDRDRFDVIPIGITRAGQYVLEADDPRTFTLDGDVLPEVTDNGTRVRWPDDVTSRELTLEQNGVTRSLGTIDVVFPILHGTYGEDGTIQGLLELAGLPYVGSGVLASALGMDKHFTKSVLQHAGISVAPWRRVRRAEWQSAPTRVDGLLEGLSLPVFVKPARAGSSVGVSRVSHAGELAEALQIAFAEDDSVLIEQGLDGREVEIAVLGGRAGEAPRTSEVAGEIVVSGRDFYDFEAKYRGAAGIDLVCPANLSTAELDEMKSIALRAFDAVGAEGLARVDFFLSADGFVLNEVNTMPGFTPISMFPTCWIASGVSYADLITELIEIAVDRGAR, from the coding sequence ATGACGCGGAAGTTGCGGGTGGCGGTGCTGTTTGGGGGGCTCTCAAGCGAGCATTCGATCAGCTGCGCAACGGCGGGGGGAGTGCTGGGAGCGATTGATCGCGACCGGTTCGACGTGATTCCGATCGGAATCACGCGAGCTGGCCAGTACGTTCTCGAAGCGGATGACCCCCGCACGTTCACGCTCGACGGCGATGTGCTCCCCGAGGTGACCGACAACGGCACACGGGTGCGCTGGCCAGACGACGTGACGAGCCGCGAGCTGACTCTTGAACAGAACGGCGTGACCCGTTCGCTCGGCACGATCGATGTGGTTTTCCCGATTCTGCACGGAACGTATGGCGAAGACGGCACGATTCAGGGTCTGCTCGAGCTCGCTGGCCTTCCATACGTCGGCTCCGGAGTGCTCGCCTCAGCACTCGGAATGGACAAGCACTTCACCAAGTCGGTTCTGCAGCATGCTGGCATTTCTGTTGCGCCGTGGAGGCGCGTGCGTCGGGCGGAGTGGCAGAGCGCTCCTACTCGCGTCGATGGGCTTCTCGAGGGCCTCTCGCTTCCCGTGTTCGTCAAACCCGCTCGAGCCGGATCGAGCGTGGGCGTCAGCCGTGTTTCGCATGCAGGCGAGCTCGCCGAGGCACTGCAGATTGCCTTCGCCGAAGACGACTCTGTGCTTATCGAGCAGGGCCTCGACGGTCGCGAGGTCGAAATCGCCGTTCTCGGTGGACGCGCGGGAGAAGCACCGCGCACCTCCGAGGTTGCGGGAGAGATCGTTGTCTCGGGTCGTGACTTCTACGACTTTGAGGCGAAATACCGTGGAGCGGCAGGCATCGACCTCGTCTGCCCGGCAAACTTGAGCACGGCGGAGCTTGACGAGATGAAGAGCATTGCACTTCGGGCTTTCGATGCCGTTGGGGCCGAGGGCCTTGCCCGGGTTGACTTCTTTCTCTCCGCGGATGGTTTCGTGCTCAACGAAGTGAACACGATGCCGGGGTTCACTCCCATTTCGATGTTTCCGACATGCTGGATCGCATCGGGCGTCAGTTATGCCGATCTGATCACCGAGCTCATTGAGATCGCTGTCGACCGCGGGGCACGCTAA
- a CDS encoding DUF3515 domain-containing protein, producing the protein MHSLARAASAAVLVCASTLSLTACSGTVGMTPAPDSNDPACAAVTVRLPDVIGELDKRETTAQATGAWGDPAAILLHCGVEPIGPTTMPCFTVNGVDWVRDDSESPVFRFTTYGRTPAVEVVIDNREASGSALLDLSPAVSVIDQTRSCLNPEDVTG; encoded by the coding sequence ATGCATTCCCTTGCCCGCGCCGCCTCCGCGGCGGTTCTCGTCTGCGCCTCAACGCTGTCTCTCACCGCGTGCTCCGGCACCGTCGGCATGACCCCGGCACCCGATTCGAACGATCCCGCGTGCGCCGCCGTCACCGTGCGGCTTCCCGACGTGATCGGCGAGCTCGACAAACGCGAGACGACGGCGCAGGCGACGGGAGCCTGGGGCGATCCTGCGGCTATCCTCCTTCACTGCGGCGTCGAGCCGATCGGACCGACGACAATGCCGTGCTTCACTGTGAACGGCGTCGATTGGGTGCGCGATGACAGCGAATCTCCGGTCTTTCGCTTCACAACGTACGGGCGAACTCCCGCCGTGGAAGTCGTCATCGACAACAGAGAAGCATCGGGTTCTGCGCTGCTTGACCTCTCGCCCGCCGTCAGCGTCATCGACCAGACGAGATCATGCCTCAACCCCGAAGATGTGACAGGTTAG
- the thiL gene encoding thiamine-phosphate kinase yields MGFTDSADGQSVADATEGAVLARIVPRLPAAEAAIVGPGDDCAVMSAPDSRFVVTTDMMVHGPDFRQAWSTPWQLGWKAAATNLSDVAAMGARPTGLVVALAVPESTPVRVLEEFSDGLRSACESLAPGCGVVGGDLSVSATFTIAVTAFGDLEGRRPVMRSGARPGDVVAVSGRLGAASRGLDLLFSHGVDATGAPDASRAQSVAEQHPHLVGAQLTPQPPIGDGPLAADAGATAMMDISDGLALDASRLARASQVTLAFESLLLGDDVDAALHGGEDHGLLACFSPGTQMPGGFERIGMVGERGADDVTCDGDAVAATGWDPYTAWDGAVG; encoded by the coding sequence ATGGGGTTCACTGACAGTGCAGACGGGCAAAGCGTTGCCGATGCGACCGAGGGCGCGGTGCTCGCACGAATCGTCCCCCGGCTTCCCGCTGCCGAAGCCGCCATCGTCGGCCCGGGAGATGACTGCGCCGTGATGTCGGCGCCTGACTCGCGGTTCGTGGTGACGACAGACATGATGGTGCACGGTCCGGACTTTCGGCAAGCCTGGTCGACGCCGTGGCAGCTTGGCTGGAAGGCAGCGGCGACAAACCTCTCAGATGTCGCGGCAATGGGTGCGCGCCCGACGGGACTCGTCGTTGCCCTTGCTGTGCCGGAGTCAACGCCGGTGAGGGTGCTCGAGGAATTCTCCGATGGGCTCAGAAGTGCCTGCGAGTCGCTTGCTCCGGGCTGCGGCGTGGTCGGAGGCGACCTGTCAGTCTCCGCGACATTCACAATTGCCGTGACGGCGTTCGGCGATCTTGAAGGACGTCGGCCCGTGATGCGTTCGGGCGCGAGGCCCGGCGACGTCGTTGCCGTCTCTGGGCGTCTCGGAGCAGCATCCCGCGGTCTCGATCTACTGTTCTCGCACGGCGTTGACGCCACGGGGGCGCCCGATGCGTCGCGAGCGCAGAGCGTCGCCGAGCAGCATCCGCACCTTGTCGGAGCCCAGCTGACACCGCAGCCCCCGATTGGCGACGGACCCCTCGCCGCCGATGCCGGAGCGACAGCGATGATGGACATCTCAGATGGACTTGCTCTCGACGCGTCGCGACTGGCACGCGCGAGTCAGGTGACTCTTGCCTTTGAGTCGCTTCTTCTCGGGGACGACGTCGACGCCGCGCTGCACGGGGGCGAAGATCACGGGCTGCTCGCGTGCTTTTCCCCTGGAACCCAGATGCCGGGCGGCTTTGAACGGATCGGGATGGTGGGCGAGCGGGGAGCCGACGATGTCACCTGCGATGGAGACGCGGTCGCTGCCACGGGGTGGGACCCCTACACAGCGTGGGACGGCGCGGTCGGCTGA
- a CDS encoding RsmD family RNA methyltransferase translates to MTRIIGGDAGSLTLKVPPQGTRPTSDRVREAIFSALESRDALRGAHVADLYAGSGAQGLEAASRGAASVTLVDSSSRAGAICRANASTVTRAAERSLHVDTVVAAVQTWLERPHGSIRYTLVFLDPPYDLAEEHLAENLAALVPLLDDDATVVVERSSRSLEPHWPHGITCVRSRRYGETVVWWAERDAGQPTAPSHAV, encoded by the coding sequence ATGACCAGAATCATCGGCGGAGACGCCGGCTCGCTCACGTTGAAGGTGCCTCCCCAGGGGACGCGCCCCACGAGCGATCGCGTGCGAGAGGCGATCTTCTCCGCTCTCGAGTCTCGTGACGCCCTGCGCGGCGCCCACGTTGCCGATCTCTACGCCGGCTCAGGGGCACAAGGTCTTGAAGCGGCGAGCCGCGGCGCAGCATCGGTGACGCTCGTGGACAGCTCGTCTCGCGCGGGGGCGATCTGCCGCGCCAATGCCTCGACGGTCACCCGCGCCGCCGAGAGATCCTTGCACGTCGACACCGTTGTCGCCGCTGTGCAGACCTGGCTCGAACGGCCGCACGGCAGCATCCGGTACACGCTTGTCTTTCTCGACCCGCCCTATGATCTGGCAGAAGAGCATCTCGCCGAGAACCTTGCCGCGCTGGTTCCGCTGCTCGACGACGACGCGACGGTTGTCGTCGAACGCAGCTCACGATCTCTCGAACCGCACTGGCCGCACGGCATCACGTGTGTGCGATCCCGCCGTTACGGTGAAACCGTTGTGTGGTGGGCGGAGCGCGATGCCGGTCAGCCGACCGCGCCGTCCCACGCTGTGTAG
- a CDS encoding ATP-dependent DNA helicase RecG, with product MNESGLQEKLSGPLGGRTAGAFDRAFGYKTVGDLLSHYPRRYAHHGELTQLGSLPVGENVALVADVVRASSRKMNKRKGTIFEAVISDGRGILTLTFFNQNWRKEELVPGARGVFSGKISSYRGSMQLTHPDYKLFDRAGISENDAQVWAEKPIPIYPATSALQTWSIEKSMKIVLEHVGLGVVDPVPAAVRDAEQLLDYGTALERIHRPRSDDDWKRARRSLRFHEAFVLQAALIDSRAKAREQMAMPREAMPGGPLERFEAQLPFTLTGDQVAVGAAITDDLARSNPMNRLVQGEVGSGKTLVALRAMLAVAEDGGQTALLAPTEVLAAQHLRSIVASLGPDLAADMSPVLLTGRMPAADRKRALLRIIGGQAKIVVGTHALLSDIVEFYDLGLIVIDEQHRFGVDQRDTLRRKSAAHPHTLVLTATPIPRTVAMTVFGDLDVSTITELPVGRKGIETFVVPLVVKPTWMPRVWTRMREEIDLGRQAFVVCPAIDSDRGGEPEIDADGDRESDIDAKRPPATVLETAAMLRAEPSLQGLTIEIIHGRLSPEEKDEMMTRFSSGDIDVLVTTTVIEVGVDVPNASTMIVLDADRFGVSQLHQLRGRVGRGSVPGLCLLVTHAVPESTSLERVEAVAATNDGFELAQRDLELRREGDVLGGAQSGGRSSLRLLRVATDGDVIVRARDAAEALRADDPGFAQHPELREAIDRRLDESEREAMSKS from the coding sequence ATGAACGAGTCGGGGTTGCAGGAGAAACTCTCTGGTCCGCTCGGAGGGCGCACGGCAGGGGCGTTCGATCGGGCGTTCGGGTACAAGACGGTCGGCGATCTCCTTTCCCATTACCCACGCCGCTACGCCCACCACGGCGAGCTCACGCAGTTGGGCTCTCTTCCGGTCGGCGAGAATGTCGCTCTCGTCGCCGATGTCGTTCGGGCGTCGTCGCGAAAGATGAACAAACGCAAGGGCACGATCTTCGAGGCGGTGATCTCGGACGGCCGCGGAATTCTCACTCTGACCTTCTTCAATCAGAACTGGCGCAAGGAGGAGCTTGTGCCCGGCGCACGTGGCGTCTTCTCTGGCAAGATCTCCTCGTACCGCGGGTCCATGCAGCTGACTCACCCCGATTACAAGCTGTTTGATCGGGCGGGAATTTCTGAGAACGATGCTCAGGTGTGGGCGGAGAAGCCCATTCCCATCTATCCCGCAACGAGCGCGCTCCAGACCTGGTCAATCGAGAAGTCGATGAAGATCGTGCTCGAACACGTCGGCCTCGGCGTCGTCGATCCGGTGCCGGCGGCCGTTCGCGACGCCGAGCAGCTGCTTGATTACGGAACGGCGCTGGAGCGCATCCATCGGCCACGCAGTGATGATGATTGGAAGCGCGCGCGGCGCAGCCTGCGTTTTCACGAGGCGTTCGTGCTGCAGGCGGCGCTCATCGACAGCAGGGCCAAGGCGAGAGAGCAGATGGCGATGCCTCGCGAAGCGATGCCCGGTGGCCCGCTCGAACGCTTCGAGGCTCAGCTGCCCTTTACTCTGACGGGTGACCAAGTCGCGGTCGGAGCCGCGATCACCGACGATCTGGCCCGGAGCAACCCGATGAACCGGCTGGTCCAGGGCGAAGTCGGCTCCGGAAAGACGCTCGTCGCGCTGCGCGCCATGCTTGCTGTTGCTGAAGACGGAGGCCAGACAGCGCTGCTGGCACCGACGGAGGTGCTCGCGGCGCAGCACCTCCGATCGATCGTCGCCTCGCTCGGGCCCGATCTCGCCGCAGATATGTCGCCGGTTCTGCTCACAGGGCGTATGCCGGCTGCCGATCGCAAACGGGCGCTGCTGAGAATCATCGGCGGGCAGGCGAAGATCGTCGTCGGAACGCACGCGCTGCTCAGCGACATCGTGGAGTTCTACGATCTCGGGCTCATCGTGATCGATGAGCAGCATCGGTTCGGCGTCGATCAGCGAGACACGCTCCGGCGCAAGAGCGCCGCACACCCACATACGCTCGTGCTGACGGCGACCCCGATACCGCGCACTGTCGCGATGACCGTCTTCGGCGACCTCGACGTCAGCACGATCACCGAGCTTCCCGTCGGGCGCAAGGGCATCGAGACGTTCGTCGTTCCGCTTGTCGTCAAACCCACCTGGATGCCGCGGGTGTGGACGCGGATGCGTGAAGAGATCGACCTTGGGCGCCAGGCGTTCGTTGTGTGTCCCGCGATCGATTCCGACCGCGGGGGAGAGCCCGAGATCGACGCCGACGGCGATCGCGAGAGCGACATCGACGCGAAGCGGCCACCCGCAACAGTGCTCGAGACGGCCGCAATGCTGCGGGCGGAGCCGTCGCTGCAGGGCCTGACGATCGAGATCATTCACGGCCGGCTCTCGCCGGAAGAGAAAGACGAGATGATGACTCGGTTCTCCTCTGGAGACATCGACGTGCTCGTGACGACAACGGTCATCGAAGTGGGTGTCGATGTGCCCAATGCGTCGACGATGATCGTGCTCGACGCCGACCGTTTCGGGGTCTCCCAACTGCACCAGCTTCGCGGGCGCGTTGGTCGAGGCTCAGTGCCAGGGCTGTGTCTTCTCGTCACCCATGCCGTGCCCGAGTCGACCTCGCTTGAGCGCGTCGAAGCCGTTGCCGCGACGAACGACGGGTTCGAGCTGGCGCAGCGCGACCTCGAACTTCGTCGCGAAGGAGATGTTCTGGGCGGTGCGCAGTCGGGAGGGCGGTCGTCGCTTCGGCTTCTGCGAGTGGCAACCGACGGCGACGTCATCGTTCGGGCACGGGATGCCGCTGAGGCTCTGCGCGCTGACGACCCCGGATTCGCGCAGCATCCGGAGCTTCGAGAGGCGATCGACAGACGACTCGACGAGAGCGAGCGCGAGGCGATGTCGAAGTCATGA
- the coaD gene encoding pantetheine-phosphate adenylyltransferase — protein MSRIAVVPGSFDPVTLGHLDVIERAAPLYDELHVVVVHNPGKEALLPIAQRVSLLEEAISEAGLPRNIVVASWSVGLLVDYCTDVGASVLIKGIRSQIDVAYETPMAIVNRDLAAVETVFMLPNPAHGHVSSSLVRQVAALGGDVTPYVPNAVASFLRAT, from the coding sequence ATGAGCAGGATCGCCGTCGTTCCCGGATCATTTGACCCCGTCACCCTTGGGCATCTCGATGTGATTGAGAGAGCAGCGCCGCTGTATGACGAATTGCACGTCGTCGTGGTGCACAACCCAGGCAAAGAAGCCCTCCTGCCGATTGCGCAGCGCGTCTCGCTTCTTGAGGAGGCAATCTCGGAGGCCGGGCTGCCGCGCAATATCGTCGTGGCCTCGTGGAGCGTCGGCCTCCTTGTCGACTATTGCACTGACGTCGGTGCTTCCGTGCTGATCAAGGGCATCCGCTCCCAGATCGATGTGGCGTACGAGACTCCCATGGCGATTGTGAACCGCGACCTGGCAGCCGTGGAGACGGTGTTCATGCTCCCCAATCCCGCTCATGGGCACGTTTCCAGCTCGCTGGTTCGTCAGGTCGCCGCGCTCGGTGGTGACGTCACGCCTTACGTTCCGAATGCCGTCGCATCTTTTCTGAGGGCCACATGA
- a CDS encoding AAA family ATPase produces the protein MSEPAAAERRRSEVSPLTGTTLSVTEVSRLSAQIVGAIERVIDGKHEAVRTALTVLLAEGHLLIEDVPGVGKTMLARALAATVGGNVSRIQFTPDLLPSDVTGVAVFDQRESRFEFKPGPVFAHIVIGDEINRASPKTQSALLECMAERQVTADGTTYELSRPFTVFATQNPIEMEGTYPLPEAQRDRFTARLSMGYPDTDAEIAMLTSRDRSDPLSEVEPVVSLRELVAMIDAVHRVFASPAVKAYAVALSTATREHPQLRLGASPRATLQLLNVARARAAVEGHEFVLPDHVAALAESVFAHRLVPVPRVGERSRDAGTALAEIVAEIVDSTPVPNIR, from the coding sequence ATGAGCGAGCCCGCAGCAGCGGAGCGCCGACGCTCAGAGGTGTCACCGCTTACCGGCACGACGCTCTCCGTCACCGAGGTGAGCAGATTATCGGCGCAGATCGTCGGTGCCATCGAACGGGTCATCGACGGAAAGCACGAGGCAGTTCGCACCGCCCTCACCGTCTTGCTTGCCGAAGGGCACCTGCTCATCGAAGACGTTCCCGGCGTGGGAAAGACGATGCTGGCTCGTGCGCTCGCGGCAACGGTCGGCGGAAACGTCAGTCGCATTCAGTTCACGCCCGACCTTCTGCCCAGTGACGTCACAGGGGTTGCAGTCTTCGATCAGCGTGAGAGCCGATTCGAGTTCAAGCCGGGCCCCGTTTTCGCACATATCGTTATCGGCGACGAGATCAACAGGGCATCGCCGAAGACGCAGTCCGCGCTTCTGGAGTGCATGGCAGAGCGCCAAGTGACGGCCGACGGAACAACCTATGAGCTGAGTCGACCGTTCACGGTGTTTGCAACCCAGAACCCGATTGAAATGGAGGGCACGTACCCTCTGCCCGAGGCGCAGCGAGATCGATTCACTGCTCGACTGTCGATGGGGTATCCCGACACGGATGCCGAGATCGCCATGCTCACCAGCCGCGACAGGAGCGACCCTCTGAGCGAGGTCGAGCCCGTTGTGTCATTGAGAGAGCTCGTGGCGATGATCGATGCCGTTCATCGCGTCTTCGCCTCTCCGGCGGTGAAGGCGTATGCCGTGGCACTCTCAACGGCCACCCGCGAGCATCCTCAGCTGCGGCTCGGCGCTAGTCCACGGGCAACTCTTCAACTTCTGAATGTCGCTCGGGCTCGAGCCGCCGTCGAGGGGCACGAGTTCGTGCTTCCTGACCACGTGGCGGCGCTTGCCGAATCGGTTTTCGCGCACAGGCTGGTGCCTGTGCCGCGAGTGGGGGAGCGCAGCAGAGACGCCGGGACGGCGCTCGCAGAGATCGTGGCGGAGATCGTCGACTCCACTCCTGTTCCGAACATTCGGTAG
- a CDS encoding DUF58 domain-containing protein has translation MSVRTIRLTARGWALVWTSFASLALGTLLERREGLFVAVFLMIVVVLCAVSVASQKAKVRVVRRVPEDGQCGESLEIVCEIHATGSLAAVSGWTDSIPSTFGPAPTGVLPPRRMMRGGRAAVRYKVVPSVRGRYDIGPFRITLSDALGVCDMSRSVGESTGILVLPLVSVLAAGDLIPPAGEGNQHDRTRPTAPRADELIARDYRPGDPLRRVHWRATARHGQLMVRQEEPQADPETLILLDVAAGHVRADALVDLAASIAVHLSNEGFRVTFAESDTTWVDAPPRDPHAILTALAVWPGGTLGAARDIALRSERRFSDRIPIFVLTSDVDRLGDLVAIAANAVPAVAFVASGSGLSRAAVPAPWVAAGLADRVDVAASWDRLQRRLVHG, from the coding sequence ATGTCGGTGCGCACGATTCGCCTCACGGCGCGGGGATGGGCACTCGTCTGGACATCGTTCGCCAGTCTGGCGCTTGGCACGCTGTTGGAGCGGCGCGAGGGGCTCTTCGTCGCCGTCTTTCTGATGATCGTCGTCGTGCTGTGCGCGGTGTCTGTCGCCAGCCAGAAGGCGAAAGTGCGCGTCGTCCGGCGCGTTCCCGAGGACGGCCAGTGTGGTGAGTCTCTCGAGATCGTGTGCGAGATTCACGCAACGGGTTCACTGGCCGCCGTCAGCGGATGGACGGATTCGATTCCCAGCACCTTCGGCCCGGCCCCGACGGGCGTTCTGCCTCCGCGACGGATGATGCGCGGAGGACGGGCTGCGGTTCGCTACAAGGTTGTCCCGTCCGTTCGCGGCCGGTACGACATCGGACCGTTCCGCATCACCCTCTCAGATGCACTTGGCGTCTGCGACATGTCTCGATCTGTCGGCGAAAGCACCGGAATTCTCGTTCTTCCTCTCGTGAGCGTCCTCGCGGCAGGTGATCTCATTCCGCCGGCGGGAGAGGGGAATCAGCATGACAGAACCCGTCCGACAGCGCCGCGCGCCGATGAGCTGATCGCCAGGGACTATCGCCCGGGTGATCCGCTGAGGCGAGTGCACTGGCGAGCAACGGCTCGACACGGCCAACTGATGGTGCGCCAGGAGGAGCCCCAGGCTGACCCCGAGACGCTCATCCTGCTTGACGTCGCAGCGGGACACGTGCGAGCCGACGCTCTCGTCGATTTGGCGGCCTCGATCGCCGTGCACCTGAGTAATGAAGGCTTCCGAGTGACGTTCGCCGAATCTGACACCACCTGGGTCGACGCGCCTCCCCGCGATCCTCACGCGATTCTCACAGCACTCGCCGTCTGGCCAGGCGGCACACTCGGCGCAGCTCGCGATATTGCGCTTCGCAGCGAACGGCGATTCTCCGACCGCATCCCCATTTTCGTTCTCACGTCCGATGTCGATCGGCTCGGTGATCTTGTCGCCATCGCTGCGAACGCCGTTCCGGCTGTCGCGTTTGTCGCGTCGGGATCCGGTCTGTCCCGAGCGGCTGTGCCCGCACCGTGGGTTGCCGCGGGACTCGCTGATCGGGTAGATGTCGCGGCGAGCTGGGATCGTCTGCAGAGGAGGCTCGTTCATGGCTGA